The following is a genomic window from Zerene cesonia ecotype Mississippi chromosome 13, Zerene_cesonia_1.1, whole genome shotgun sequence.
TATGAAGGTTTGCAGAGGTACAATAACAGCGCAGATTTCTCACGTGTATAACATTGTATGGCTTCTCTAATACCTTATAATAAGAACACTTATATGAGGTCGGCATGAAGTGAAAACGAGAATGGATTCTGAacggtatattatataatatatattcaccGAATCGTTTTCAAAATTAGATGTGCACTTACAAATccgtactaatattaataagattgaGATCAAAAtaagattacattttttaaatacttcataGTAtcgtatatgttttattttcatcgtcTTTATTCCGGGTTAACCCGGGTATATGTTTTAAGAACAAGATACAGGTATTAAACGATACTATGGAACCTTCATTGGAATCCTGAATCGCATTAATTGTAACATATAGTGATGATGATAAAAGATACTGACTCATAAAAATCAGCACCGAGAAACAAGAACCCGGCTTATAACTTTCGATcttgtatgaataaaaaaacataggaACACTGAACGCGAACGACAGGTATTTGTTAGTCACCATTTTAGATActtatttgtcttttttttttctaaaaaaccagtaaataaagttaattatcCAGCCAAACTGTTGTAACGATTACTACAGTTAGGTCAATTCCGAAATGAAAAAAGCTATTTAGACGTTTAACGATTTGAATGCAAATTGgattaattagttaaataaaagttataaaaattgaataaaagttataaattttgtgaagTATTTCGCATATttagatagaaaatatttggcttctacaaatacaatttagatTAAATGCAACAATCTAAAGCTGTCTAAGATATCTAAGCctctatataattacatataagtaATGAAAACATGATGATAATTccattaataattactttataaagtGGACTGAGagggttttattttgttcatatgTTTGCATTAGGTATATCTTAAGAACTGTTTGACAGATTTTCCAAGAAGCAGAGATCGAACTTTACTGATTTCGTCATAGCCATATGTCAAAGGCATTGTAGTCATTCGTTGATTATAACGTAGTTTCGGTACTTATCTATATAGTACTTACATATCTATCACCGAAAATagaatatctatttattttaagattgttaagtaactttaaataaaggtGATGTGCCAGAAATGTATTGACTCagggtttttttatttattttatatgtaaagctTTCtctttattatgaatttataaatgtaattttttcattgatataaatgtaactttttcattgaaaaaatgtaattttttcattctcgtcttttgttattaatttgttgcaatttaaaaaataacaattacaaaaataatttaggtaactactttataattaacaaaaaataaatcaataatattattagcaacaaaaaaaaatccaatagcCCATTGCTTTCTGAAGAGTTTACTTTTTTACTGACTTGAATTACCTACTAAAGAATGtaaaaacattcattaattatattacatttaattatttattatgtttttacgtcaaaacttataacattttaatctaaaagtataattttcaatgtatAATGTTTCCCATTATCTTATAGTAAAGACTTCATGgtcatatttattcaataacagattcattcaaaaatattatagtaaaaatagtAGTTCATCTATAGTGGAACTTTTATTACTatacttatgaaataatttccatGAAAGGTCTGTATATTAAGTAAAgttcaaattcaattaaaatattccatgCACATTTGTAAACTAGGcatcataaatcataaaatatggtCATAATAACTTACCAAGTATTTGAATCCGTCCACCACCTCCACAATACATGGCAACTTCTCCGTTTCTCCATAATCTGGCACATCATTCTTGTAAGCTGGCAACTTTTCTATTGTAGACGAATCAAAAAGCACTCTTCTTCCACGTCTATCACACTCTTTGTATAGAAGCAAACGCACTTGCTCCAATTCTGTTTCACGGGATCTGTTATGACAATATTCTTTGCATCACATTctagacaaaaatatatagaatatctgtatattacttttataaaacagtattcagatatagcatatattattataaacccAGTTATATAACACATATGCCAGtacatataaagaaaatattcatcCGTAgcagaattttgaaaataattgcaatgagataacataaatataattaataatatttgcattgcCATTAATTAACATGAGTATTTGAAAGAAATGTTCAGTTGTACATGTAGCATCAATATTACttagtttaaaacattatcaGCAGTGGGGAACCAAGATGTGTTCAAACTGTACCTCCAAAACTTTCTCTTGCACAATACAAGTCATGTGCTCACTTTGCATATTAATATGCAATCATTATTGTTTACACTTTTCGATGCAAAATATTCAGACACCATTATTCATTTACTTAATTCAAATGTTTGACATTAAATgcacagtttattttttataaattaaacttttgttATAAACTTTCAACATTATTTGTCCCACTTTTTATAATAGCTGCAGTCATGTAAACAAGTTTGCACTGCTTCTGTTTGCATAAGGCTAGTTTCTATTTAAGAACAGCAACTGATCTAACATTGTTGTCATTTTACCATCAATTATCTAACAGCGCGattatatattagaaacaccaactttttaatttacctcaatatcattttaattcatagtcgcttacaaattattaactgCTGTTCTCAACAAATGTTTTGTACTAGCATCAAAGGGATACACACCACATGCACTTTACATGCGGGAAATGCAACAAGAACACTTTAAATGCACTTATGACGGCTGGATGATGGGCAATCAGCCGATGCGAGTGGAATGTGCGAGTGTACTAGCTCGCGTGTAAATAGCAAGTAAACATTGATTGAGTAGCGGCCGCCCCTCTTCCTGTGTGACGTCATCGGGCAGTCGCCCACGCCGCCCCCCGCACCAACCGCGCTTATCACATGCTTCGGGCCTACCATTGCCTCCCGTGCTGTTTGCCACTTGCCAGTCGTTGTCGATGATGTTTGACGAGCTGACAATATTGTGTGCGTCACCAACATTCTCCGCAATAATGTGTTGTAGATCAACTTTGGTTTTACGCCGACTCATTCATAAAACTTTCGAATAATTTAAACGATATATGTACGTTTCAACTTACCTGCTCACAAGGAGTGAATTTCGAAAGCCATAACTTAGTTTTCCATTTGTAAGAAAGATTTTTTCTAACAAGGCCATTACGTCACACACCACATTTCACAGCAATCCCGATTAAGATTCTTATCCTCATTTTCATGTTAAACACAACACAAAtggagaaaattatttaatatcaatataattcacttcattaaaaaacatccgatgtaaataaaaataatctgaCAGATCACGTGAACAATGATGACAGCAAGTCATATGATTCACCATAGACAAGAGCtattaaacttttacattATAGAGGTCAAGGTTAGGAGGAAAGCGATTacgattaattatattgtatattgaataaatttgaagctcattatttaaaaaataatagcgtAGTTACTTAGGAAATTGTATGCAGTTTATCCagcaattttacaataaacaaccTGTAGTTATCTAGGGACATTTTAGTAATTTGACAGTTCTGAATATTATTGCCATATTTTATAACCTCTGGAGTCAAGTGTTTACTTTCTTTCCCGTTTGTGTGTAAATTGttcttatttgtaataattaattttcgtatttatctatatctaaTTTATCTACTTTATAATCTTTCTGAATCATTAAGCGATaagaatatcatttaaaatatatttgtgtattaaaCAATGGATAGCTAACCTGACAATATATTTACGATAGTTAAGTTACCTTTTCAAAGAAATCAAATACGTCTGCACGGTTAAAATGCTCAGTATTTGTGAGAAAATTCAAGACTTTAGATCGACAGTATTAGCGTCGATAGATGAAGTTTCTGAATTGGACCAAGCCAATAAAACAGTACTTATTAGATATTTGACCGACACTAAAACTTTAACTTCGAattcatcaataaaaattcaagGTATAATTGATTATATGTATGAACAAGTCAACATTGGGAATTGGAAAGATGTGAGAATATTTATTCgcaaaacaattacaattgcTTCGTATTTACGAGTATTAggaatgataattaattgcaAGTCACTGACTGATACCTTGGTTAAGGAATTATTTGTTGTCATAGACTTTGGGATTCTATTTGGATGCCCCATTAATACAGAACCTGGACTACTTCAGAAATGTGcctcaattttaaatacactaaCAAAGCAAGATGAAACTTGCTTTGAACACCAAATTGTAGATATCAAACcaaatattagtataagtgATGAACTTCAAGGAGCTATTTCAATAGAAATACTGTACTATCCTAGTAtggaaacattttataaaaattacattatgttAGAAAAACCTGTAGTATTGGACAAGTGTATTGATCATTGGCCTGCATTGTCTAAATGGAgagataataattactttataaaactgGCTGGACTGAGAACAGTTTCCATAGAAATAGGAAAAGAATACACAGATTCAAATTGGACTCAGAAACTTATCACTGTTAaggattttattaacaattacatttatcAATCTGATGGTCCAATTGGATACCTAGCTCAGTATCAGCTTTTTGATCAAATACCAGAGCTAAAAGATGATATTATAGAGCCAGAATACTGCTGTTTCTCAGAAACAAATGATCCAGTGAATATAATGGCATGGTATGGCCCCAAAGGCACAGTATCTCCTTTACACCATGACCCCACTAAGAATTTGTTAGCACAAGTAGTGGGTGAGaagagattatatttattttcacccAAAGACTCGGAACATCTTTATCCTCATGAACATGaactattaaataacacaGCTAGAATAGACCCAAGATGTCctgattttgaaaaatatcctGAATACAAAAACGCAACGCCCTACTTCTGTATATTGAGACCAGGTCAGATGCTATACATACCACCAAAATGGTGGCATTTTGTTGAATCTCTATCGGTGAGCTTTTCAGTTAGTTTCTGGTGGcaatagttaaatttttacatttctgaAGTTGGACTAAATAACAACGTCCACCAATAGATCAATCAAATAAGCAGAAAGTTTTgagaagaataaaaaagaggtttgtaaaaatatattaatttattttatatacatttattgtattattatttatattcgttGTTCAGAGCCCTTCCAATGAGCATTCTTCTTATTTCTGATGTGCCGGCACCAATTTCATACAGTTTTGCATCTCTGAGTATTCTGCCAGTTGGGTAGTCATTGATGTAACCGTTACCACCTATGAAATGATAGTATTtcttataaacatttgttatgtatggttacattaattttgatgTTGAAAAACTGTTtcgttcaatttttttttaaaagtattatgcTAAATTATGCTTCAATGGGATATAATCACCAAGGaacaagttaaatatatatataaaagctttCTCCCTCCACCACCAAAGACAGGCAGTTCTGGGCTTTTACTTGCAGTTTCCCTTTTCGTGAAATTTTAGCTTAAAATTGTCCTTTCTTAGGTATATATTCACGAAATTTCACATTAATCAGTTCAATAGTTCAGGTGGGAAGAAGAGGCCAGCATAAAAAgtgttactttcacatttaaaatattaagtagggaTGTCTACAAACCTAAAATTTGAATAGCATCCAAAGCAAGTTGGGTAGCCTTCTCTGCACTGTACAAGATCACACCAGCACAGTCCTTACTATTCACATGACCTTCATCACAGGCTTTAGCCACATTATACAGGTAGCAACGTGTTGCACTTAATGTTGTGTACATGTCTGCCATTTTTCCCTAAAaaggaaaatgtatttattgaaaattaatcacCTAACTTAATTTTTGAAGCTTTACATGGATTAAAagtaacaacaaaaaattatatagtactttttagaaaattgagcattacaattttataataattttattgctcaAAATGatgtttaaagattttttttaattttctaatctTCGCTTTTTTTAGCTAAATGTGTAACCACAGTTGTACCACTAACTTACctgtaataattgaaattcgCCAATATTCTTTCCAAATTGTTTCCTGGTGTGTGCATATTGGAATGCAGTGTCAATCGCAGCTTGCATGAGTCCCACTGGTCCAGAAGCTAGGACCAATCTCTCTAAGTCTAACCCTGACATCAGAACATACACACCTTTATTCAATTCACCTAATATGTTCGAAGCTGGAACCTAaagtagtaaaataatttacaaattattaaaatgttaccttattttatagacacattaaaaaatataagtcacTGTCAAAGAAACATAAATGGAAGcaactacaataaaatagtactattttaaaacattatcctAATTGTcacaatttcaaattaaacaaacccttaacaatatttatctcTGAACTGCACAAGTTCAAAGAttgagtattattaaaaaatgtaaccaAACCAATCAATATTCTATgttaatcttattaaaaaattatgtttccaTTCACCTTGCAATCTTCAAAGACTAATTCACCAGTGTTAGATCCTCTCATTCCCAACTTATCCAGCTTTTGTGCTGTGGAAAAACCGGGGTAgtctttttctataataaaagcCGTTATACCATGTTGTGGTTTACTGGTTAAATCTGTCTTCGCGTATACCtgcaaaaatacttaatttagaATATGCagaaaaaattacgaaaaGATCATACTGAAAGTATTTTCTACAAATTGACATTGGTtatgtgtaattattattaaattatgtctgTTTCTTATATATGGATGCAATTTTTCACATCCCTAAAATTGATATCAACCTTGTCAAATTTTTTCGTAACTcttatacttttaaacattcCTATTCCGAGCTATCTTAATGGTACACCTTTTATTCTATGAGAATACATACCACCAATACATCAGCATCAGGACCATTAGTTAtccaaaatttatttccatttaaaacGTAATAGTCTCCTTTCTTTTCTGCCCTCAATTTCATAGAGACCACGTCGCTGCCTGAACCTGGTTCAGACATAGCCAGCGCACCTATATGTTCGCCTGAACATAActgcaaattaaaatatttcgtaaatttaattttaatttctccttaaatatctatttaaattcgtTAACTTGACCTTAGAGCTTAGTACTTGCATTTGGGGAGCAGGTTCAAAACCAATGAGTTTGCTacataacagaaaaaaaaatattaaaaaaaaatattttttttcttttcgagAATTGATgggtttaattaaaagttatctatgaggtatttatttaagtgttaaagacattgaaaaaaaaggcAAGTAGAGCAGtaagtaaaaacaatttgGGACAAAGTgatgttcataatttattgctGTTCTCGTCGGTTGAAGTAACGGTTATCtcatatagattatatactattttctTTCTCCGATaaagatactagctgcgccccgcggtttcaatcgcgtaagtccgtatcccgtagtaatatcgggataaaaagtagcctttatgtaattccagttgtccagcattctacgtaccaaatttcattgcaatcagttcagtagtatttgcgtgaaagatcaacaaacacacacacatccttacaaactttcacatttatattacattagaaGAACATATaatccgatattcctacgggatacggacctacgcgggtgaaaccgaggggcagagctagtaatatatatagtaggaaggattaaGGTATAGGACTGtctattttgaaagaataatgttttttttatagttgtttTGTCCTTGGATATACAACATAGTTGGTTTGTCTTGAAActgtcaaattaaatttaacaaatatgttGAGGAAATCTTACTTTGGGTAAATATTTACTCTTTTGCTCATGAGTTCcgtttctatttatttgattcacACAAAGATTAGAATGTGCACCATAAGATAGACCAATGCCTCCGCTTGCTCTGAAAAATTGCACATTAGATTATTGCTTAGTACTCTACTTCGTTTCATGTAACctctgttaaaataaaagttatcgTCCGATGTATACATCGCATCTTATACATTCTTTGTTTTTCGCTTTAAGtcaatagtatataataatagaataggTTCATAAAGtactcaataaatttaaattttaggtaGGCTACCTTGAAAGTTCTTCCATGATGACGCAGTGGTCGGAGTACTTTCCTCCAGTGCCTCCATAATCAGGGCTTGCTGTTATACCTAGAAATAGTATTTAGAATATACTTAAAGTTTCCGtagaatttttctatttaaattttgaattatattacgaAATAACAAAACTATATTGGTTGAAAATCTTAGGACACTGGCATATTAATGGCTCAGGGCCATCAACATGCAGTAAGGAccttgcttttaaaatatgacattCTAGTATTAGTGttcattgatttttatgtgGAAATCTACTGcgtacaattataaaaagatcCGAATCAATGGGACGCATTTGAGAGTCTTTAAAAAGGTCTCTATCTTACTTACACTTAATAGTGTTGTTTGTACATtctaatatacaatacaatagcATTTATAACGAATGCTTATTCCGGGTtccaatttgtttaaaaaaaaaaaatcaaattgatttctttttatttacctagCAAACCGAGATTTCCGAGTTTTTTCCAAAATTCTCTaagttctttaaaattattttccttgtCTATTTCAGCTGCTTTCGGCGCCAATTCTTTTTGTGCAAAGTCGAATACTGATTGCCTGAGCTGTAAAGCAATACAAATTATAGtttgtgtaccaaatttcaaatgaAGTATCTTCTtgagattttaaaatagaagaaaatgaGATGTTCTgtgtgcatatttttttttataaaaacagctataagtacatatttcaatgaattgtAGGACGAGGGTAGTTACAACAGAAACACGATAGTTAGTTTACGCTCAATACTCATAtgccatttttaatttcatacaaatcctTCGTATTGTTGTACTGACGagtaaaattatcatttgtaTTTAACCTTGACCAAACTTGACactagattaaattttaaattgtattattttgtcaaaTTCAACATGAACAGTTGAATTGTTTTATggaagtaattataaataaaaagaatatatagaaACCAATAACGAATGAAAAAACAATActcatttatattcaacaaattccctaaaaagaatatattacaaaatagaaaacaaaatatttttacatagttACCTGTTGTTGTTCACTGCTTAATCCAAAGATATGTTCGTCTATGGGATAATATGACATACATCGTACATTTGTTTTCGCATTTTTAGCTAGTAACTTCCTAACACACAACCGTAAAGACATTGTACCGGTTACACACTGATGTAATATACACTTGTATCGCAAATAAGcaaaagcaattaattaataatgagcCTTATTACATCAACATCAAGTTGATTGTGGAAAAACAATGATAATTATGCACACCCACTGATAAGGGTCAACAAACGCTGATAGCGTCTTTGTTCTGTTGgagtttgataaattataattgtttgctAGTCaagaatttgaatatttgtttagtaCTCGCTATTAAGATAGTAGAGTAGAGATGATACCAAGATAAAATAACCACATACAAACTAAGCATTTGCCGGTTTATTTTGCTCGTAAAGTGGAAAATCATAAACACATACGTCATAGCATACTTGCAAATCAAATCTTACCCATTCATAGAGTACTCTTTCGAACATTCTTATTCGCAATTACGTATCTAATGGATAGGTTATACACCAATATTGTATTTCACAAGGACAGCAGCCGTTTTGCAGGTCGCGCTCCTTCATCCTCACTCTCGCATAAAACAGATTACATCTTGCTCGGTTGTCTGCAGGAGTCCGGCAATTACCTGACTTGATTAGAATTTGACCTGATTTCGATGTACCCTCAATTTTGACAAGTTGGTAGATCAGGCAGTTTTATTTGAGCGACCCAGGTGTTAAGATGTTTTCGGTTATAATTACTGCTTTTTACCTTCGGTGTAAAATCTTATTCAAATGGGAACGAAAATCTAGTTAGATAAAAAAAGCTTAATAGTTTGATGAATATTAATTCCTGTATTCAAACCATTTCTTATAAGCAATAAGGTTGATATTGGATTATCagattatttagaataaaaagttgatctacttgtattataaaatcaatatttgtaagaatgtatggatatatttttctttttctcgcAACAACAGATGATCGGATCTGTATGAGATTTAatcagagatagattatagtccgTAAAAACACATAAGACGGCTGCTTTATCCAGGTGATACGTGAATGCAGCCGCGGATCaagctttttaataaacaattgtatGCTTCATGTACATATTGCATTTCGTTAACATTAGATTTAAACTCTCTCTCCTCGGCATTAAGGTTGATAATTGAGAACATCAAATTATTAtcgtatttatgaatatatttttacctttACAATTACACTCATATCTCACGGGTATGgtgacaaaaaatttattacgagataaatatagagaaaataaaacaacccTTACGCTATGTATATcactttatttgtatattaaataaatctgtctGATTTTCAAGCACCATAATTatactttgtttaaaatagacatttataatcttttaaaaaattaacaaggaCCCTTCcctttaaacatttaaaatataatacttcaGCTATTGTTCTTAACCGAATAAATTAACAGTTATATAAATCGATTTCGCTAATTTCTGACAAATAAAAACTGGAATGTGTAAAACTACACAAACGACCGAAAACaggaatgtaataaaaacattaaacattgcACTCACATTGAGATATTCAcaacaatatttgatttaaaatataatagaattaattttaattaaaacattattttgtgcCAAATAAACGATTATTAAATAGTGTtcttaaataagttaaattaattagtttgtATCCATTTTGGATTTTAAAGACTGGTAATATTCTGATAATACTTTCCACGCGGTCGGCGCCATGAATCCTTTTGGCGGTTCCTTGCCGGCCCGAGCAAGACCTTTGGGAAATAACATGACAAAGTTTATAGTCAATATCGTTTTAACAAATCACTGAAGTACTAAAA
Proteins encoded in this region:
- the LOC119831436 gene encoding isovaleryl-CoA dehydrogenase, mitochondrial; this translates as MSLRLCVRKLLAKNAKTNVRCMSYYPIDEHIFGLSSEQQQLRQSVFDFAQKELAPKAAEIDKENNFKELREFWKKLGNLGLLGITASPDYGGTGGKYSDHCVIMEELSRASGGIGLSYGAHSNLCVNQINRNGTHEQKSKYLPKLCSGEHIGALAMSEPGSGSDVVSMKLRAEKKGDYYVLNGNKFWITNGPDADVLVVYAKTDLTSKPQHGITAFIIEKDYPGFSTAQKLDKLGMRGSNTGELVFEDCKVPASNILGELNKGVYVLMSGLDLERLVLASGPVGLMQAAIDTAFQYAHTRKQFGKNIGEFQLLQGKMADMYTTLSATRCYLYNVAKACDEGHVNSKDCAGVILYSAEKATQLALDAIQILGGNGYINDYPTGRILRDAKLYEIGAGTSEIRRMLIGRALNNEYK
- the LOC119831437 gene encoding bifunctional peptidase and arginyl-hydroxylase JMJD5 — translated: MLSICEKIQDFRSTVLASIDEVSELDQANKTVLIRYLTDTKTLTSNSSIKIQGIIDYMYEQVNIGNWKDVRIFIRKTITIASYLRVLGMIINCKSLTDTLVKELFVVIDFGILFGCPINTEPGLLQKCASILNTLTKQDETCFEHQIVDIKPNISISDELQGAISIEILYYPSMETFYKNYIMLEKPVVLDKCIDHWPALSKWRDNNYFIKLAGLRTVSIEIGKEYTDSNWTQKLITVKDFINNYIYQSDGPIGYLAQYQLFDQIPELKDDIIEPEYCCFSETNDPVNIMAWYGPKGTVSPLHHDPTKNLLAQVVGEKRLYLFSPKDSEHLYPHEHELLNNTARIDPRCPDFEKYPEYKNATPYFCILRPGQMLYIPPKWWHFVESLSVSFSVSFWWQ